In Ectothiorhodosinus mongolicus, one DNA window encodes the following:
- a CDS encoding TonB-dependent receptor domain-containing protein: MKKSLLMAGLAAATSAAVAEPIHFASLDPIVVTPTRTAQTVDASLASVTVIERAEIDRLQPRSFADLLRSRAGIDIAQNGAFGQQTSVFLRGTNSNSVVLLVDGVRVSSATTGAPAWEFLPVDQIDRVEIVRGPRSSLYGADAIGGIIQVFTRQGDGPARLRGHVGGGSFNTREGSLGIAGSSQDTRYNFSVSRYQSDGIDVLTGVGDDRADGITSNNLSARIDHQVDERLGLFASLLYSQGEADFDRDVFEGFVARREPLLRDWNDFTLASLSVGANIAVSEHWDAQISLAQSRDERETFVDEEFDSRINTRRDIFTWSNALAVNSVWDAVVGIDYQRDTVNATTSYDETSRYNWGGFAQLQGALGAHNLIGSLRYDDNEAYGSKTTGQVAWGYDLSESWQTRVSYGTAFRAPTFNDLFFPDDPTFGPQSNPDLKPEASRNLEFGVRYSQQDLAMDLVIFQTDIEDLIIFDGIPQNVDKARIRGLEFELIAELDDWRLGSTLTLLDHENRANGNELPRRPNASARLDVDRIWNGWTYGVSATAQGRSYDDVVNNNRISGFGLLDLRASYALTSNWMLRAKVANVLDNGFITVLDFGGDPLNQPGRAYYLSLHYQQ, from the coding sequence ATGAAGAAATCCCTGCTTATGGCCGGCCTTGCCGCCGCCACCTCAGCCGCTGTGGCTGAACCCATCCACTTTGCCAGTCTTGACCCGATTGTGGTCACCCCTACTCGAACCGCACAGACCGTGGATGCCTCACTGGCATCGGTCACGGTCATCGAACGCGCCGAAATCGATCGGCTTCAGCCGCGCAGCTTTGCCGACCTACTGCGCTCCCGCGCCGGCATCGACATCGCGCAAAACGGCGCTTTTGGCCAGCAGACCAGCGTTTTTTTGCGCGGCACCAATTCCAACAGTGTCGTGCTTCTAGTCGATGGAGTGCGAGTTAGCTCGGCGACGACAGGGGCGCCTGCCTGGGAATTCTTGCCGGTCGATCAGATCGATCGCGTCGAGATTGTGCGTGGCCCCCGCTCCAGCCTCTATGGGGCCGATGCCATCGGCGGGATTATCCAGGTCTTTACGCGTCAGGGTGACGGACCGGCGAGATTGCGTGGTCATGTGGGCGGTGGCTCATTTAACACGCGCGAGGGCAGCTTAGGTATTGCCGGCAGCTCTCAGGACACGCGCTACAACTTCTCCGTCAGCCGTTATCAAAGCGATGGTATCGATGTGCTCACCGGCGTTGGTGATGACCGCGCAGATGGCATCACCAGCAACAACCTCTCCGCGCGCATAGATCATCAGGTAGATGAGCGACTCGGGCTGTTTGCAAGCTTGCTGTACTCGCAGGGCGAAGCAGATTTCGATCGTGATGTTTTTGAGGGTTTTGTTGCAAGGCGCGAGCCGTTATTACGTGACTGGAACGATTTTACGCTGGCGAGCTTAAGCGTGGGAGCGAATATAGCGGTGAGTGAACATTGGGATGCTCAGATTTCTTTGGCGCAGAGTCGTGATGAACGCGAGACTTTTGTGGATGAAGAATTTGATTCGCGAATCAATACACGGCGAGACATTTTTACTTGGTCTAATGCGCTGGCAGTGAATTCGGTTTGGGATGCAGTGGTAGGTATCGACTATCAGCGCGATACAGTGAATGCGACAACCTCATATGATGAGACCAGTCGATATAACTGGGGCGGTTTCGCGCAACTACAGGGTGCTCTCGGCGCACATAACCTAATCGGATCATTGCGCTATGACGATAACGAGGCTTATGGCAGCAAAACGACGGGCCAGGTTGCGTGGGGATATGATCTCTCGGAGTCATGGCAAACGCGAGTGAGCTACGGCACCGCATTCCGCGCACCGACGTTTAACGATCTCTTTTTTCCTGATGATCCGACTTTTGGACCACAAAGTAATCCTGATTTGAAGCCTGAGGCTTCGAGAAATTTGGAATTTGGTGTGAGGTACTCACAGCAGGATCTGGCGATGGATTTAGTTATATTTCAAACGGATATTGAAGACCTGATTATTTTCGATGGAATTCCGCAGAATGTCGACAAGGCTCGTATTCGAGGTTTGGAGTTTGAGTTGATCGCGGAGCTTGATGATTGGCGTCTAGGATCTACGCTGACCCTTTTAGACCATGAAAATCGTGCCAATGGTAATGAGCTCCCGCGTAGGCCGAATGCTTCTGCAAGGCTCGATGTGGATCGCATTTGGAATGGTTGGACTTACGGCGTTTCTGCAACTGCTCAGGGCAGAAGTTATGACGATGTTGTCAATAACAACCGGATCAGCGGCTTTGGGCTATTGGATCTGCGGGCATCATACGCGCTGACCTCGAACTGGATGTTGCGAGCGAAAGTTGCCAATGTGTTGGACAATGGGTTCATAACGGTGCTGGATTTCGGAGGTGACCCGCTTAATCAACCGGGGCGTGCCTACTACCTAAGTTTGCACTATCAGCAGTAA
- the ribD gene encoding bifunctional diaminohydroxyphosphoribosylaminopyrimidine deaminase/5-amino-6-(5-phosphoribosylamino)uracil reductase RibD, whose translation MSISVNDGVFMAEALQLAARGLYTTEPNPRVGCVIVRDNEVVGRGFHTFAGGPHAEIEALQEAGERAKGATVYVTLEPCAHHGKTPPCVEALIRAKVARVVAAMVDPNPLVGGKGLARLEAAGIAADSGLMAAEAAALNPGFISRMTRQRPWVRVKLAASLDGRTAMASGESQWITGEAARADVHRLRARSSAILTGIGTVLEDDPQLTVRLSSQDLGVDANVPQPIRIVLDRQGQLSANACLLSDEISPVWVATSQAAEAPLRQRLPTHIRIQALPEREGHLDLAALWTWLAEEQINEVMVESGPKLTGALLEGGWIDECMIYLAPCFMGADARGLFDLSIGLMSERRPVQINDIRRVGTDWRLRCSFPSNQNV comes from the coding sequence ATGTCCATCTCCGTCAATGACGGTGTTTTTATGGCAGAAGCGTTGCAGTTAGCGGCGCGCGGCCTGTACACCACCGAGCCCAATCCCAGAGTAGGTTGTGTCATTGTGCGTGACAACGAGGTCGTCGGTCGCGGCTTTCATACTTTTGCTGGTGGGCCCCATGCGGAAATTGAGGCCTTGCAAGAAGCGGGTGAGCGGGCCAAAGGGGCTACCGTCTATGTCACCCTGGAGCCCTGCGCGCATCATGGTAAGACACCCCCCTGTGTTGAGGCGTTGATTCGCGCCAAAGTGGCGCGTGTGGTGGCGGCAATGGTGGATCCCAATCCCTTGGTTGGTGGCAAAGGCTTGGCGCGCTTGGAGGCAGCCGGTATCGCTGCCGATAGTGGCCTGATGGCTGCTGAGGCAGCGGCTTTAAACCCTGGATTTATCTCGCGCATGACGCGGCAGCGCCCTTGGGTGCGGGTCAAACTGGCGGCGAGTCTGGATGGGCGCACGGCCATGGCCTCGGGGGAAAGTCAGTGGATTACTGGGGAAGCGGCCCGCGCTGATGTGCATCGCTTGCGCGCCCGGTCCTCGGCCATTCTGACCGGGATCGGAACAGTACTAGAGGATGATCCCCAGCTGACCGTGCGACTTTCCTCTCAAGACTTGGGGGTTGATGCCAACGTGCCGCAGCCCATTCGCATTGTCTTGGATCGGCAGGGTCAGTTGAGCGCGAATGCGTGTTTATTGAGCGACGAGATCAGCCCTGTTTGGGTGGCAACTTCACAGGCTGCTGAGGCACCGCTGCGTCAGAGATTGCCGACGCATATACGTATTCAGGCGTTACCCGAGCGAGAGGGCCATTTGGATTTAGCGGCGCTGTGGACTTGGTTGGCCGAAGAGCAAATCAATGAGGTGATGGTCGAGTCCGGCCCCAAGCTCACCGGGGCGTTACTTGAGGGTGGCTGGATCGATGAGTGCATGATTTATCTGGCACCCTGCTTTATGGGTGCCGATGCGCGTGGTTTATTTGATTTGAGTATTGGCCTGATGTCGGAGCGGCGGCCGGTACAAATCAATGATATAAGGCGTGTGGGGACGGACTGGCGCCTGCGCTGCAGCTTCCCCTCGAATCAAAACGTTTAG
- a CDS encoding phosphatidylglycerophosphatase A — protein MEKHQASTPPARLILRDPVHFLAFGFGSGLSPKAPGTAGTLAAVPLVYFALALPFWAYVLLTLVIIIAGVWICDNSSKRLGVHDHPGIVWDEIAGLFITLLAAPAGLIWLAVGFVLFRFFDILKPWPIGWLDRQVGGGLGIMLDDVLAGIYALICLQLLALLLI, from the coding sequence ATGGAGAAGCATCAGGCCAGCACGCCCCCGGCACGACTCATACTGCGCGACCCCGTGCATTTTTTGGCCTTTGGCTTTGGCTCGGGCCTGTCCCCCAAGGCGCCAGGGACTGCTGGGACGCTGGCCGCTGTGCCCTTGGTGTACTTCGCGCTGGCGTTGCCATTTTGGGCTTACGTGTTGCTGACCTTGGTGATCATCATTGCCGGTGTTTGGATTTGTGATAACAGTTCCAAACGCCTAGGCGTGCATGATCATCCCGGTATCGTTTGGGATGAGATCGCCGGTTTATTCATCACCCTTTTGGCAGCGCCTGCGGGTCTTATTTGGCTGGCGGTCGGCTTCGTGCTATTTCGCTTCTTCGATATCCTCAAGCCTTGGCCCATTGGCTGGCTGGATCGCCAGGTGGGCGGTGGCCTAGGCATCATGCTCGATGATGTTCTGGCCGGAATATATGCACTGATCTGCTTGCAACTGCTTGCATTGCTGCTGATCTAG
- the ribE gene encoding 6,7-dimethyl-8-ribityllumazine synthase — translation MKTIDGDFTANSKRRIGIVLSRFNAFIVERLLEGAADTLKRQGVADDNITVVRVPGAYELPLAAELMAASGKYDAIIALGCVIRGATPHFDYVAGEAAKGLAQVQMTHRIPVAFGVLTTDSIEQAIERAGTKAGNKGADAAMGALEMASLVKALS, via the coding sequence ATGAAAACAATCGATGGGGATTTCACCGCCAACAGCAAGCGTCGTATCGGCATTGTGCTGTCACGCTTTAATGCCTTCATTGTCGAGCGTCTCTTGGAGGGCGCTGCCGACACCTTGAAGCGTCAGGGGGTTGCTGACGACAACATTACGGTGGTGCGTGTGCCTGGTGCCTATGAGCTGCCCCTGGCTGCTGAGCTCATGGCGGCCTCTGGAAAATACGATGCCATTATCGCGCTGGGCTGCGTGATTCGGGGTGCAACTCCGCACTTTGACTATGTCGCCGGTGAGGCGGCCAAAGGTTTGGCTCAGGTGCAAATGACCCATCGTATCCCCGTGGCGTTTGGTGTTTTGACCACCGATAGCATCGAACAAGCCATCGAGCGTGCTGGCACTAAAGCCGGTAACAAGGGCGCGGACGCCGCTATGGGCGCGCTGGAGATGGCCAGTCTGGTGAAGGCCCTGTCTTGA
- a CDS encoding DUF3392 family protein, translating into MDWLVNLFDAGGSWLRSHLGHVALAMLAALLVIFGREFNTMIKGALQSFPKAIRLLGFSLACAFIYGGFLVLLTPLLGRGLAMLDPYVLLAVVVAFFALLGWVAERR; encoded by the coding sequence ATGGACTGGTTGGTGAATCTTTTTGACGCAGGAGGCTCCTGGCTGAGAAGTCACCTGGGGCATGTGGCGTTGGCGATGTTGGCCGCCTTACTGGTGATCTTCGGGCGCGAATTCAACACCATGATTAAAGGGGCGCTACAGAGCTTTCCCAAGGCCATACGTCTGCTGGGCTTTAGCTTGGCTTGTGCTTTTATTTATGGAGGTTTTTTAGTCCTTCTAACGCCCCTTTTGGGCCGCGGTTTGGCGATGTTAGATCCTTATGTGTTGCTGGCTGTGGTCGTGGCTTTTTTTGCCCTTTTGGGTTGGGTTGCGGAACGCCGCTAG
- the ribB gene encoding 3,4-dihydroxy-2-butanone-4-phosphate synthase has product MVIIVDDEDRENEGDLLMIASMVRPEDINFMARYGRGLICLTLTRERCQQLRLPLMVGDTHDKHGTNFTVSIEAAEGVTTGISAYDRAHTVRMAVAPNATSADLVQPGHIFPLMAQPGGVLVRAGHTEAGCDFARLAGFEPAAVIVEILNEDGSMARRPDLERFAAEHDLKMGSIEDLIRYRIENERSVECVAECPFPTEFGEFRLLAYEDVIHRGLHFALVKGEVGADQDTLVRVHVGGSLCDTLSYRGEDCGWTLRDVLKHIADEGSGVAVIIEKRPDHRALVRQLRQMGLNRSTKSSAPSEQEPAELRTHGIGAQILQDLGVRRMRLMSAPKRLQGLGGFGLEVVEYVHDPQHKNQ; this is encoded by the coding sequence ATGGTCATCATTGTCGATGACGAAGATCGGGAAAATGAGGGCGATCTGCTGATGATCGCTTCCATGGTGCGGCCCGAAGATATTAACTTCATGGCCCGCTATGGGCGTGGGCTGATTTGTTTGACCTTGACCCGCGAGCGCTGCCAGCAACTGCGTCTGCCTTTGATGGTAGGCGATACGCATGACAAACATGGCACCAATTTCACGGTCTCCATTGAAGCCGCTGAAGGGGTGACCACGGGTATTTCCGCGTATGATCGCGCCCACACCGTGCGCATGGCGGTGGCGCCTAATGCCACGTCCGCTGATTTGGTGCAGCCCGGACATATTTTCCCCTTAATGGCTCAGCCCGGCGGGGTCTTGGTGCGCGCTGGGCACACCGAGGCCGGATGTGACTTTGCGCGCTTGGCGGGGTTTGAGCCGGCAGCGGTGATTGTTGAGATCCTCAATGAAGACGGCAGTATGGCGCGGCGCCCTGACCTTGAGCGCTTCGCTGCAGAGCATGATCTGAAAATGGGCAGTATCGAAGACTTGATTCGCTACCGCATCGAGAATGAGCGCAGCGTGGAATGTGTGGCGGAATGCCCATTCCCCACTGAGTTTGGTGAGTTCCGCCTTTTGGCCTATGAGGACGTCATCCACCGTGGTTTGCACTTCGCGCTGGTCAAGGGCGAGGTAGGCGCTGATCAAGATACCTTAGTGCGTGTTCATGTTGGCGGCAGTTTGTGCGATACCCTGTCTTATCGGGGTGAGGACTGTGGCTGGACGCTGCGCGATGTGTTAAAGCACATCGCCGATGAGGGATCCGGTGTGGCGGTGATTATCGAGAAACGCCCGGATCATCGGGCGTTGGTTCGGCAGTTACGGCAAATGGGTCTTAATCGGTCCACCAAGTCGTCAGCTCCGAGCGAACAGGAGCCGGCCGAATTGCGCACCCATGGCATCGGCGCACAGATTCTTCAGGATCTGGGCGTGCGGCGTATGCGCTTGATGTCCGCCCCCAAGCGCTTGCAAGGACTTGGTGGTTTTGGGCTGGAAGTGGTTGAATATGTTCATGATCCACAACACAAGAACCAATAG
- a CDS encoding riboflavin synthase: MFTGIIQAVGEVRALRPTGGDLRLEIATGSLPMADVQLGDSIAVNGVCLTAVALSADGFAADVSRETLSCTSLKIVKPGSPVNLEKALLPTTRLGGHLVSGHVDGLAEVVERYEEARSWRLKMRVPDELARYIAPKGSICVDGVSLTVNDVEGAIFGVNIVPHTWEQTVIAHYQVGTPVNIEVDVIARYLERLLLGDRAAQSGATAITPAFLAEHGFLK; the protein is encoded by the coding sequence ATGTTCACAGGAATTATTCAAGCGGTGGGTGAAGTTCGGGCGCTGCGACCGACCGGTGGGGATCTGCGTTTGGAGATTGCCACGGGGTCATTACCCATGGCGGACGTGCAATTGGGCGATAGCATCGCGGTTAACGGCGTGTGTCTGACCGCGGTGGCCCTGAGCGCCGATGGATTCGCGGCCGATGTGTCGCGTGAGACTTTGTCATGCACTTCGTTGAAGATCGTGAAACCTGGTAGCCCGGTGAATTTGGAAAAGGCCTTGCTGCCCACCACGCGTTTGGGCGGACATTTGGTCAGTGGTCATGTCGATGGTCTGGCTGAGGTGGTGGAGCGCTATGAAGAAGCCCGCTCTTGGCGCCTTAAAATGCGCGTACCCGATGAGTTAGCACGCTATATCGCGCCCAAGGGGTCGATTTGTGTCGATGGCGTGAGTCTTACCGTGAATGATGTTGAGGGAGCGATTTTTGGTGTGAACATCGTGCCGCATACTTGGGAACAAACCGTTATCGCTCATTATCAGGTGGGCACACCGGTGAATATCGAAGTCGATGTGATTGCTCGTTATTTGGAACGTCTGTTACTGGGCGATCGGGCAGCCCAGTCGGGCGCCACCGCCATCACACCTGCGTTTCTTGCCGAGCACGGTTTCTTGAAATAA
- the nusB gene encoding transcription antitermination factor NusB, whose product MSSPEVAAHRRYVHERRRSRRLAMQALYNWQLTQYEPKDILLEFREDPEMAKADVDYFRKLFLGVSACADDLNDKLTPCLDRPLAQIDPVELAILRIAAYELLYCPEVPTPVVINEAVSLAKKFGAEQGYGFVNGVLEKLAGDTERTL is encoded by the coding sequence TTGAGCTCGCCGGAAGTTGCTGCCCATCGCCGTTATGTCCATGAGCGCCGCCGTTCGCGGCGCTTGGCCATGCAGGCGCTATACAACTGGCAGCTAACACAGTACGAGCCCAAGGATATCCTCCTCGAATTTCGTGAGGATCCGGAGATGGCCAAAGCCGATGTGGATTATTTCCGTAAGTTGTTTCTGGGTGTATCGGCTTGTGCCGATGATCTGAATGACAAACTCACTCCTTGCCTAGATCGCCCGTTGGCGCAGATTGATCCAGTGGAGCTGGCCATATTGCGTATCGCTGCCTATGAGCTGCTGTATTGTCCGGAGGTGCCCACGCCGGTGGTGATTAATGAAGCGGTGAGTTTGGCTAAGAAGTTTGGCGCAGAACAGGGCTATGGTTTCGTGAATGGCGTATTGGAAAAGCTCGCCGGCGATACCGAGCGAACCTTGTAA
- a CDS encoding FecCD family ABC transporter permease, which produces MKRQSLILLTLTAATPLALLLALTMGSVPIGLSATLSVLAGGGEELHRLLIWELRLPRVLAAFVTGGLLAMAGALMQVLLRNPLADPYVLGLSGGAAVGALLSMLAGWGFMAISGSAFVGALLSAIIVFGLAHGTGSWTPTRLLLTGVVVAAGWGALISFLLAITPSPSLPGMLFWLMGDLSHARGSGPAFVLLAAVMLVALPMGRHLNVLARGPLQAAALGVNVRPLEWGIYVVAALLTASAVTLAGAVGFVGLIVPHMLRLVLGNDQRIILPASALLGGILLTLADTAARTVIAPQQLPVGVITALLGVPVFLYLLHRSR; this is translated from the coding sequence GTGAAACGACAAAGCCTGATTTTGCTAACGCTAACAGCGGCAACGCCTCTGGCGCTGCTGCTGGCCTTAACCATGGGCAGCGTGCCCATCGGCCTGAGTGCAACTCTTTCTGTGTTGGCCGGTGGCGGTGAGGAGCTACATCGCCTATTAATTTGGGAGCTGCGCTTGCCGCGGGTGCTGGCCGCCTTTGTCACCGGCGGACTGCTCGCCATGGCCGGTGCGCTAATGCAGGTACTACTGCGCAATCCGCTGGCAGATCCCTATGTGCTGGGCCTATCCGGTGGCGCCGCGGTCGGCGCGCTTTTGTCTATGCTGGCCGGCTGGGGATTTATGGCGATATCCGGTTCAGCATTTGTCGGCGCCCTGCTCTCGGCCATCATCGTCTTTGGTTTAGCGCATGGCACAGGCAGCTGGACGCCCACGCGTCTGCTGCTCACGGGCGTGGTCGTGGCCGCCGGCTGGGGCGCGTTGATCAGCTTTTTGTTGGCGATCACGCCCAGCCCTTCGTTGCCGGGCATGTTGTTTTGGTTGATGGGGGATTTATCGCATGCGCGCGGCAGCGGGCCGGCTTTTGTGCTGCTGGCCGCGGTGATGTTGGTGGCCTTGCCGATGGGACGACATCTTAATGTGCTGGCGCGCGGGCCGCTGCAAGCTGCCGCGTTGGGGGTTAATGTCAGGCCGCTGGAATGGGGTATTTACGTGGTCGCGGCACTGTTGACCGCCAGTGCTGTGACCCTAGCCGGCGCAGTAGGCTTTGTCGGCTTAATCGTGCCGCATATGCTGCGCTTGGTCCTGGGCAATGATCAGCGCATCATTTTGCCGGCCTCGGCCTTGTTGGGCGGCATTTTGTTGACCCTAGCAGACACCGCAGCGCGCACCGTGATTGCCCCACAGCAACTGCCGGTAGGAGTCATCACCGCCCTACTTGGCGTGCCCGTGTTTCTTTATCTGCTGCATCGGAGCCGCTGA
- the thiL gene encoding thiamine-phosphate kinase yields MHEFDLIKRYFQKPAAGSVKIGVGDDAAVLAVPPGYELVVTTDTMVSGVHFFADVSPATLGHKALAVNLSDLAAMGAQPAWFTLALTLPEAEPEWVDAFAQGLFLLADSSGITLVGGDTTQGPLSVTITAMGLVPQGQALTRGGAQTGDLVFFSGAIGDAAQALADLQKWGQTPTRLRARLECPTPRLALGQALRGLATACIDVSDGLVQDLGHILAASGRGAKINLSPFLSGDDYELLFTAPEHSLADVIAAAVASDCVVTPIGHIQAEAGLHLIDAQGREYQPEKPGFQHFSEP; encoded by the coding sequence ATGCACGAATTCGATCTCATTAAGCGATATTTCCAAAAGCCTGCCGCTGGCAGTGTGAAAATCGGTGTGGGTGATGATGCGGCGGTTCTTGCTGTGCCGCCGGGATACGAATTGGTAGTGACCACCGACACCATGGTTAGTGGGGTGCATTTTTTCGCCGATGTGTCGCCCGCCACTTTGGGTCACAAAGCCTTGGCGGTGAACCTCAGTGATCTGGCAGCCATGGGCGCGCAGCCGGCTTGGTTTACCTTGGCGTTGACTTTGCCAGAGGCCGAACCTGAGTGGGTGGATGCGTTTGCTCAGGGCTTATTCCTATTGGCTGATAGCAGCGGCATCACCCTGGTTGGTGGCGACACCACCCAAGGCCCGCTGAGTGTCACCATCACCGCCATGGGCCTTGTGCCCCAAGGGCAAGCGCTAACCCGCGGCGGCGCACAAACCGGCGACCTCGTGTTCTTCTCCGGCGCCATCGGCGATGCCGCCCAAGCGCTAGCCGACCTCCAAAAATGGGGTCAGACCCCAACCAGGCTGCGCGCCCGTTTGGAGTGTCCAACGCCTCGGTTGGCTCTAGGCCAAGCCCTGCGCGGGCTGGCTACGGCCTGTATAGACGTCTCGGATGGCTTGGTTCAGGACCTCGGCCACATACTCGCGGCCTCCGGGCGGGGTGCAAAAATAAATCTGTCCCCGTTTTTAAGTGGTGATGATTATGAGTTGCTGTTCACGGCGCCGGAGCACAGCTTGGCGGATGTCATAGCTGCAGCTGTGGCCAGTGATTGTGTGGTGACGCCGATTGGTCATATTCAAGCGGAGGCCGGGCTGCATCTCATCGATGCGCAGGGGCGGGAATATCAGCCTGAAAAACCTGGTTTTCAGCATTTTTCGGAGCCCTAA
- a CDS encoding cobalamin-binding protein: MPYQPDIPQNRVSYLRLLTTKFRKISAFSVILALFSFGLVGTATAVEPVAVSDALGIELRLEEPPQRIISLAPHITETLFALGVGDRLVATVTYSDYPPEARDIPRIGSDQRLDIEAIVAKQPDLIIAWASGNSQVQLQRLRDLGIPLYHSNPQTVEALTDEFASLGQLLGVTDVGASLAEDFRSRIQRLTSQYADANTLSVFLQIWDRPLMTLNERHMAVEAINLCGGESLFSELSSISPTVDMESLLAADPQVILVAGPLEGDDRWVTQWQRWDGLQAVRQEQVIAVSPSLLLRATPRLIEGIEEVCAALDQARRSYAESSR, from the coding sequence ATGCCATATCAGCCCGACATACCCCAAAACCGAGTGAGTTATTTGAGGCTTTTAACGACCAAGTTCCGCAAGATAAGTGCATTTAGCGTCATTTTGGCGCTATTTAGCTTTGGACTTGTGGGTACCGCGACAGCGGTCGAACCCGTGGCCGTCTCAGATGCTCTGGGCATCGAGCTGCGCCTTGAAGAGCCACCGCAACGCATCATCAGCCTGGCCCCGCATATCACCGAAACCCTGTTTGCTCTGGGCGTGGGCGATCGACTGGTAGCCACGGTGACCTACAGTGATTACCCACCCGAGGCGCGCGACATCCCCCGTATCGGCAGCGATCAGCGCCTCGATATTGAAGCCATCGTCGCCAAACAGCCGGATCTGATCATCGCCTGGGCCTCGGGAAATTCACAGGTGCAACTGCAGCGCCTGCGGGACTTGGGGATTCCGCTTTATCACAGCAACCCACAAACGGTTGAGGCACTCACCGATGAATTCGCGAGCCTGGGTCAGCTCTTGGGCGTGACTGATGTTGGAGCTTCGCTGGCTGAAGATTTTCGCAGCCGCATACAGAGACTCACCTCGCAATATGCCGATGCCAATACCCTGAGCGTTTTTTTACAAATCTGGGATCGGCCTTTAATGACCTTAAACGAGCGTCACATGGCTGTAGAGGCCATTAACCTATGCGGCGGTGAGAGCCTGTTTAGTGAGTTATCCAGCATCAGCCCGACGGTGGATATGGAATCACTGCTGGCTGCGGACCCGCAAGTGATACTCGTTGCCGGGCCGCTGGAAGGCGATGACCGCTGGGTAACCCAATGGCAGCGCTGGGATGGACTGCAAGCGGTGCGCCAAGAACAAGTAATTGCCGTCTCGCCCTCGCTGTTGCTGCGCGCTACGCCACGGCTAATCGAGGGTATTGAAGAAGTTTGTGCAGCATTGGATCAAGCGCGCAGAAGCTACGCGGAATCTTCTCGGTGA
- a CDS encoding ABC transporter ATP-binding protein, translating to MTRALMQLNDLVTHIPEREPVWPLTLEVRGGQCWGILGPNGAGKTSLLHTLAGLRKPRSGFIQICEKPLDQWSRRELAQRLGLLFQDHHDGFPATVRETALIGRHPHLHPLAMESATDHAQAETALRLLGLETMSERLVSTLSGGERQRLAIATLLTQNPDLWLLDEPTNHLDLHHQIAILDIISDQVQQGRAAMLSMHDVNLAARYCDHILLLYPDGEACWGPTQNMLEPTALERLYQQPLMHTVVNGTPVFLPAKR from the coding sequence ATGACTCGGGCGTTGATGCAGCTAAACGATCTAGTGACCCATATTCCCGAGCGTGAGCCCGTTTGGCCGCTGACTCTAGAGGTTCGAGGCGGGCAGTGCTGGGGCATTCTTGGCCCCAACGGCGCCGGCAAAACCAGCCTTTTGCACACCCTGGCCGGCTTACGAAAACCGCGCAGCGGCTTTATACAAATCTGTGAAAAGCCCCTAGATCAATGGAGTCGCCGCGAACTGGCGCAACGTCTTGGGCTGTTATTTCAGGATCACCATGATGGCTTTCCCGCCACAGTCCGAGAAACCGCGCTCATTGGGCGGCATCCGCATCTGCATCCTTTGGCCATGGAGTCAGCTACAGACCATGCCCAAGCGGAGACGGCATTGCGTCTCCTGGGTCTTGAGACCATGAGTGAACGCCTGGTCAGCACACTTTCCGGCGGCGAGCGTCAGCGCCTGGCCATTGCCACCCTGCTCACCCAAAATCCCGACCTGTGGCTTTTGGATGAACCGACCAACCACCTAGATTTGCATCATCAAATCGCCATCCTCGACATCATCTCGGATCAAGTACAACAGGGGCGCGCGGCCATGCTCAGCATGCATGATGTGAATCTTGCGGCGCGCTACTGTGACCATATTCTGCTGCTTTACCCCGACGGCGAAGCCTGCTGGGGACCGACCCAAAACATGCTAGAGCCAACTGCCCTAGAACGGCTTTACCAACAGCCGCTGATGCATACCGTGGTCAATGGCACGCCGGTATTTCTGCCGGCTAAACGCTAG